One Mycoavidus sp. HKI genomic region harbors:
- a CDS encoding DUF2474 domain-containing protein — translation MSNASDPSKLPPPHPISRPSLGGWCKKLSWFILLWTVSVLALGAVAYLFRILMRAAGLSTT, via the coding sequence ATGAGTAACGCCTCTGATCCTAGCAAATTGCCGCCACCACACCCGATAAGCAGGCCAAGCTTAGGAGGATGGTGCAAAAAGCTCAGTTGGTTTATTTTGCTATGGACAGTCAGTGTATTGGCCCTAGGCGCGGTCGCTTATTTATTTCGCATCCTCATGCGCGCGGCGGGTTTAAGCACGACTTAA
- a CDS encoding phytanoyl-CoA dioxygenase family protein: MVDNLNLKRQIAVLREEGFVVVRGLVDAKRCAAIRGVAEAQLAANAAPLEYEADLSYPGAPASRQAAGGETVRRLLDAYGRDALFRQWAGSPEIAAWMEMYFGERAVLSRVHHNCVMTKHPAYGSLTGWHRDARYWSFKRDDLISVWLALGPEKVENGALWLVPKSQRLKLSAERFDQAKFFRADPPENSELINTACSTELEAGDVVFFHCNTLHSAGPNKTDAVKFSLVFTYHGISNPPLPASRSASHSEVALALSRA, from the coding sequence ATGGTCGATAATTTGAACTTAAAGCGACAGATTGCAGTGCTGCGCGAAGAAGGGTTTGTGGTGGTGCGTGGCTTGGTCGATGCTAAGCGTTGTGCGGCGATTAGAGGGGTGGCTGAGGCGCAACTCGCCGCCAATGCAGCACCGCTTGAATATGAGGCAGATTTGAGTTATCCCGGTGCCCCGGCATCGCGGCAGGCGGCAGGCGGGGAAACCGTGCGTCGGTTGCTGGATGCGTATGGCCGTGATGCATTATTTCGGCAATGGGCCGGGTCGCCAGAGATCGCGGCTTGGATGGAAATGTATTTTGGTGAGCGGGCAGTTTTGTCACGCGTGCATCATAACTGTGTCATGACCAAGCATCCAGCGTACGGCAGCTTAACTGGCTGGCATCGCGATGCCCGTTATTGGTCATTTAAGCGCGATGACCTGATCTCTGTGTGGCTCGCGCTCGGCCCTGAAAAAGTCGAGAATGGGGCGCTTTGGCTGGTGCCTAAATCTCAGCGTTTGAAGTTATCCGCTGAGCGTTTTGATCAGGCGAAGTTTTTTCGTGCTGATCCGCCAGAAAATAGTGAATTAATCAATACCGCTTGTTCTACAGAGCTAGAAGCCGGGGACGTGGTGTTTTTTCATTGCAATACGTTGCACTCGGCGGGGCCAAATAAGACCGATGCGGTAAAGTTCTCATTGGTTTTTACTTATCACGGGATTAGCAATCCGCCGCTACCGGCTTCGCGTTCCGCGTCGCACAGCGAAGTGGCTCTGGCTTTAAGTCGTGCTTAA
- a CDS encoding BadF/BadG/BcrA/BcrD ATPase family protein has translation MNAPSYLIGIDGGGTSTRVLLADVHSTILAQANGGPSALGLGVHAAWQEVTALCTAAFNQIGQPLNWTQCALGCGLAGVDNPGWRTQFIAQAPLCQALTVETDGYTTLLGAHSGQPGVIIALGTGSVGVALNAQGKRKIIGGYGFPSGDEASGAALGLRLAQHAQHALDARTARDAFAVAILSAIGADDRESMLTWLGNAKQTQYASLAPLVFAHANHSFAQTLLISAGDEIAKMIEALDPTGTLPVALCGGLATAFAPYVPISHSARLRPAQGNSAQGALRLALCKISTDFHFFK, from the coding sequence TTGAATGCACCGTCTTATTTAATTGGGATTGATGGCGGCGGCACCAGCACGCGGGTACTGTTAGCCGATGTACATAGTACGATCCTCGCCCAAGCGAATGGGGGACCTTCGGCACTTGGGCTAGGGGTTCATGCTGCCTGGCAGGAGGTGACAGCACTATGCACCGCCGCCTTTAACCAAATCGGCCAACCCCTCAACTGGACTCAATGCGCATTAGGCTGTGGTCTAGCCGGAGTTGACAATCCGGGGTGGCGCACCCAGTTCATCGCACAAGCGCCTTTATGCCAAGCGCTTACGGTTGAAACAGATGGTTATACAACCCTACTTGGCGCCCATAGCGGTCAGCCTGGCGTGATTATCGCCCTCGGCACTGGCAGTGTAGGCGTCGCCCTCAATGCGCAGGGCAAGCGCAAAATAATAGGCGGTTATGGCTTTCCTTCCGGCGATGAAGCCAGTGGCGCAGCATTAGGTTTACGGCTTGCGCAACACGCTCAACACGCATTGGACGCGCGTACCGCCCGCGATGCATTTGCGGTCGCGATCCTGAGCGCGATTGGCGCAGATGACCGGGAGAGTATGCTCACCTGGTTAGGCAATGCTAAGCAAACGCAATACGCATCGCTGGCGCCGCTGGTTTTTGCCCACGCCAACCACTCATTTGCACAAACGCTGCTGATCAGTGCTGGCGATGAAATCGCCAAGATGATAGAGGCGCTTGACCCAACCGGCACTTTACCCGTTGCGCTATGCGGCGGACTGGCAACCGCCTTTGCCCCATATGTACCCATCAGCCACAGCGCGCGCTTACGGCCCGCGCAAGGCAATTCCGCACAAGGCGCATTACGGCTCGCATTATGTAAGATTAGTACTGATTTTCACTTTTTTAAATAA
- a CDS encoding H-NS family nucleoid-associated regulatory protein encodes MPTYQALQLQIEQLQAQAQEARKRELTAVIAEIKQKIIDYDLNLSDLGLTSSKRTQAGAKAPLPPKYKNPRTGQTWSGRGKPPNWIAGKNKEKFLL; translated from the coding sequence ATGCCCACTTATCAGGCTCTACAACTTCAAATTGAGCAATTGCAAGCACAAGCGCAAGAAGCCCGGAAAAGGGAATTGACTGCTGTTATCGCTGAGATCAAGCAGAAAATAATCGATTATGATTTAAACCTTTCAGATCTAGGACTCACAAGTTCTAAGCGAACCCAAGCCGGTGCCAAAGCACCACTACCCCCTAAATATAAAAATCCACGCACAGGCCAGACCTGGAGCGGCCGTGGTAAGCCACCCAATTGGATTGCCGGTAAAAATAAAGAGAAATTCCTGCTTTAA
- a CDS encoding IS1634 family transposase — protein sequence MGQSAPAIITHVLDHHGLVASKCQDLQLAQRIDKHLTSHPGRIVSYGTACVAMILNGLGFTNRRLYLTPQFFESKPLEALLGSGIEARHLNDDALGDALDAIAQYGPSKLFGEVAFEIALEHDLLDELVHVDTTSFSVHGKYASDEGVSEQREDAGEAVEITVTHGYSKDHRPDLKQVVLSLAVAGGSGIPLWMMPCDGNASDKTVLPETIERINAFRQEIDCTRTLRWVADSALYTAENLKKMEHTIWVSRVPETILEARELVSKSTQEIAWSEQEDGYRHASFDMDYAGIQQRWLLVFSEQAYQREAQSLQKRLTKQEQALQKQMKQFSTELFACEADAHKTFRREQKSHPLFILAPTVAPVEKYEKAGRPKKGETKQCMGYQIQVQIQRNDEAIQKLLQTKGRFILATNEGDKQGYPDKRILADYKAQQTVENGFRFLKNPDFLADTLFLKSPQRIAALMMVMTLCLMVYNLAQFQVRAKLEAYADTLPNQLGKPTSTPTLRWIFQLMEGVALVRIFDHQRALIHEAVSNLNDVRIKIIRLFGDTACKIYQIEERE from the coding sequence ATGGGTCAAAGTGCACCAGCAATCATCACACATGTACTAGATCATCATGGCTTGGTTGCATCGAAATGCCAGGACTTGCAACTTGCTCAGCGGATAGATAAGCATTTGACTAGCCACCCTGGGCGAATTGTCAGCTATGGCACAGCCTGCGTTGCGATGATTCTGAATGGACTGGGATTTACGAACCGTCGACTGTATCTGACGCCACAGTTTTTTGAAAGCAAACCATTAGAAGCTTTATTAGGGTCTGGGATTGAGGCCAGGCATTTGAATGATGATGCGTTGGGAGACGCATTGGACGCGATAGCGCAGTATGGGCCGAGCAAGCTATTCGGGGAAGTGGCCTTTGAGATTGCACTGGAACATGACCTTCTTGATGAGTTGGTGCATGTGGATACGACGAGTTTTTCTGTGCATGGCAAATATGCAAGCGATGAGGGAGTTAGCGAACAAAGAGAGGACGCAGGCGAGGCGGTTGAAATTACTGTGACTCATGGGTACTCCAAAGACCATCGCCCTGATTTGAAACAAGTCGTGCTGTCATTGGCGGTGGCAGGCGGTTCAGGCATTCCGTTATGGATGATGCCTTGCGATGGCAACGCCTCAGACAAGACGGTGTTGCCAGAAACAATAGAACGCATCAATGCATTTCGCCAAGAAATTGATTGCACCCGTACGCTGCGTTGGGTGGCCGATTCGGCGCTTTACACAGCTGAAAACCTCAAAAAGATGGAGCACACCATTTGGGTATCACGTGTACCAGAAACAATCCTGGAAGCTCGGGAGTTAGTGAGCAAATCAACGCAAGAAATAGCTTGGAGTGAACAGGAAGACGGCTATCGACATGCATCATTCGATATGGATTATGCCGGCATCCAACAACGCTGGTTACTCGTCTTCTCAGAACAGGCATACCAACGCGAAGCACAGTCTCTCCAAAAGCGCCTGACCAAACAAGAACAAGCGCTGCAAAAACAAATGAAACAATTCAGCACCGAGCTGTTTGCGTGTGAAGCCGACGCGCATAAAACATTCAGGCGAGAACAGAAGTCGCACCCGCTATTCATCTTGGCCCCGACTGTTGCGCCAGTAGAAAAGTATGAGAAAGCAGGTCGTCCCAAGAAGGGAGAAACAAAACAATGTATGGGGTATCAAATCCAGGTTCAGATCCAGCGCAATGACGAAGCGATCCAGAAGCTACTGCAAACTAAAGGGCGTTTCATCCTGGCCACCAACGAGGGTGACAAGCAGGGTTACCCCGACAAGCGCATTCTCGCCGACTACAAAGCTCAGCAAACGGTTGAGAATGGCTTTCGGTTTTTGAAAAATCCTGACTTCCTAGCGGATACGCTCTTTTTAAAATCGCCACAGCGTATCGCTGCATTGATGATGGTGATGACCTTATGCCTCATGGTCTACAACCTCGCACAATTTCAAGTGCGTGCAAAGCTCGAGGCCTATGCTGACACCTTACCCAATCAACTGGGCAAACCCACCAGTACACCTACCTTGCGATGGATATTCCAGTTAATGGAAGGCGTTGCGTTGGTGCGTATCTTCGATCATCAACGCGCGTTAATCCATGAAGCCGTTTCCAACCTTAATGACGTCAGAATCAAGATTATCCGGTTGTTTGGCGATACCGCTTGTAAAATCTATCAGATTGAGGAAAGGGAGTAG
- the ptsP gene encoding phosphoenolpyruvate--protein phosphotransferase, whose translation MSFMLHGIPISSGIAIGRAYLIAATALEVDHYFIDPDQLEAEVARFCAAQDAAQRELEILCAELPPDAPSEMSAFVNLHSLILRDAMLAEATVDLIRTRHYNAEWALIEQLERLGRHFDEIEDEYLRERKADVEQVVERVLKALAGSSFAVAAIADKAASTADHGEMIIVARDIAPVDMLQFKTQVFHGFVTDLGGRTSHTAIMARSLGIPAAIGVQQASSLIRQDDLIIVDGERGVVIVDPPPIVLEEYIYRQSEKTLEQRKLQRLKFSPTQTLDGTPIGLYANIELPEDAGAALAAGVVGIGLFRTEFLYMHSQHALPDEEEQFDAYRRVIEAMKGLPVTIRTIDVGADKSLDMREVEDTVNPALGLRAIRWSLSEPQMFLTQLRAILRASAFGPVRLLIPMLAHAQEITQMLDLLAQAKGQCDDAGLVYSSELKLGAMIEIPAAALAVGLFLKHFDFLSIGTNDLIQYTLAIDRSDSAVAHLYDPLHPAVLHLIAHTLRQAKQAGVSVSVCGEMAGDPAFTRLLLGMGLTEFSTHPSQLLVVKQEILRAHLPTLEIAVKEVLAAYEPAELQAALRRLAQV comes from the coding sequence GTGTCTTTTATGCTGCATGGAATTCCCATATCCAGCGGTATCGCGATCGGACGGGCTTATCTGATAGCGGCCACCGCGCTTGAAGTCGATCACTATTTTATTGATCCGGACCAGCTCGAAGCTGAAGTCGCGCGCTTTTGCGCCGCGCAAGATGCGGCCCAGCGCGAGCTCGAGATTTTATGTGCAGAATTGCCGCCAGATGCGCCGAGCGAAATGAGTGCATTCGTCAATCTGCACTCATTGATTTTGCGTGATGCAATGCTGGCCGAAGCCACCGTTGATTTGATTCGTACCCGCCACTACAACGCCGAATGGGCATTGATTGAGCAGCTTGAGCGTTTGGGCCGTCATTTCGATGAGATTGAAGATGAATATCTACGTGAGCGTAAGGCGGATGTTGAACAGGTTGTCGAGCGTGTATTAAAAGCCCTGGCGGGCTCATCCTTTGCCGTGGCGGCGATTGCCGATAAAGCAGCCAGCACGGCTGACCATGGTGAAATGATTATTGTGGCGCGCGATATCGCGCCGGTCGACATGCTGCAATTTAAAACCCAAGTTTTTCATGGCTTTGTGACAGATTTGGGTGGGCGGACTTCGCATACGGCAATTATGGCGCGCAGCTTAGGCATTCCGGCCGCGATTGGCGTGCAACAGGCCAGTTCTTTGATTCGCCAAGATGATCTGATCATTGTAGATGGCGAGCGAGGCGTGGTCATTGTTGACCCTCCGCCGATTGTGCTGGAAGAATATATCTATCGGCAAAGCGAAAAAACGCTGGAGCAACGCAAGCTACAAAGACTTAAATTCTCGCCAACGCAAACCCTAGATGGCACGCCGATCGGACTTTATGCAAATATTGAACTCCCTGAGGATGCGGGCGCCGCACTGGCTGCGGGGGTGGTGGGCATTGGCCTTTTTCGGACCGAGTTTTTGTACATGCATAGTCAGCATGCGCTACCCGATGAAGAAGAGCAATTTGATGCCTATCGGCGGGTGATTGAGGCGATGAAAGGCTTGCCTGTCACCATTCGTACCATTGATGTGGGCGCGGATAAATCGCTTGATATGCGCGAGGTTGAGGATACGGTTAATCCGGCGCTCGGTCTACGTGCAATTCGTTGGAGTTTATCCGAGCCCCAGATGTTTCTGACCCAGTTGCGCGCTATTTTACGGGCCTCGGCTTTTGGGCCGGTGAGATTACTTATCCCGATGTTGGCGCATGCGCAAGAGATCACTCAAATGCTCGATTTACTTGCACAAGCCAAGGGCCAATGCGATGACGCCGGGCTGGTTTATAGTTCAGAACTTAAGCTTGGTGCCATGATCGAAATTCCGGCGGCGGCACTTGCTGTCGGGCTTTTTTTAAAGCATTTTGATTTTTTGTCAATTGGCACGAACGATCTGATTCAATATACGCTGGCGATTGACCGTTCTGACAGTGCGGTTGCCCATTTGTATGACCCCCTGCACCCTGCGGTCTTGCATTTAATTGCGCATACTTTGCGGCAAGCAAAGCAAGCTGGTGTCTCAGTGTCAGTGTGCGGTGAAATGGCGGGTGATCCTGCATTTACCCGTTTATTGCTGGGTATGGGCTTAACTGAATTTTCAACCCATCCTAGCCAGCTACTTGTGGTTAAGCAAGAGATCTTGCGCGCCCATCTGCCGACGCTTGAAATCGCTGTGAAAGAAGTCCTGGCTGCCTATGAGCCGGCAGAGCTGCAAGCGGCACTACGGCGATTAGCGCAAGTGTAA